The genomic DNA GCTGCCCATAGGGAAAATTTTCTGTGTTGACCTTGCGAAAAAATCAAATCCCTTTGCATCTCCCACTGAATAGTTGCCAATAAACATGCGTCCGTTTTCAATGGAATCAAAAATTAACTCTTCTGCATGTTTGAAATTTTTCGACTTAATGCTTTTATCGAGAGGCTGCTTTAAAAGAAGATGGGTGCGTATTGATTTAAACTGAACTTTATAGGGATAAATTTCAAGAGTTATGAATCCTAAAAATTTCTTTTTAAATGCATGAGCATCAATACCTCCTGTACCGACAATCCTCTTCTTTAAATTATATTCATCCCATCTTGCCAATGTTTCCTTTACCGGAAAGTGAATGGAACGCAAGGGATGCAGCAGCCTGTACAAAAAATTCAGCCTGCTTATTCCTTCCATCCATTCCGAAAGCTGATTCCATATCTCAATTCCGTCAAACCCGTCAACATTCCAGTCTGTCCAGGGATAGGGAGGATATTTTTCAGAATAGCTTCGCTTTTCTGCTGGATGAGCAATAATCCCGAATCCGCCTGCTTCCTTAACCAATCTTACATACTCCTCTGCATGCAGCCCTTCGGGGATCTCTTTGTCTATTTTAAAAGCAAGATAATGATTTTTATCATCAGGGTCATTAAGTTCGCATCCGATAACAACTACGACATTCCCGTAAATACCTTC from bacterium includes the following:
- a CDS encoding histidinol-phosphatase — protein: EGIYGNVVVVIGCELNDPDDKNHYLAFKIDKEIPEGLHAEEYVRLVKEAGGFGIIAHPAEKRSYSEKYPPYPWTDWNVDGFDGIEIWNQLSEWMEGISRLNFLYRLLHPLRSIHFPVKETLARWDEYNLKKRIVGTGGIDAHAFKKKFLGFITLEIYPYKVQFKSIRTHLLLKQPLDKSIKSKNFKHAEELIFDSIENGRMFIGNYSVGDAKGFDFFARSTQKIFPMGSRIKKQNVSFCIHAPLKGSIRLIHNGNIVARTRGRDMQFDAESPGVYRVEIFRKHRGWIYSNPITIEE